In Labrus mixtus chromosome 13, fLabMix1.1, whole genome shotgun sequence, a single genomic region encodes these proteins:
- the nms gene encoding neuromedin-S — MSLPTVRQLFLLCFLWILGSWSTADSRPFNGWDDGIAFRKVRGIQSGDNSDVLWGQQNEEQAQNVFKRFLFHYSKARNSVGPLQQVESQSVHPLMRLSPKLAKRKNKKVLLFIRGLPEGML, encoded by the exons ATGTCTCTGCCAACTGTACGacaactttttcttttgtgttttctctggaTTCTTGGATCTTGGAGCACAGCAG ATTCGAGACCCTTCAATGGATGGGACGATGGCATAGCATTCAGAAAG gttcGAGGCATTCAAAGTGGTGATAATAGTGACGTCCTGTGGGGACAACAGAACGAG GAGCAGGCCCAGAATGTTTTCAAAAGA ttcctGTTTCATTACTCTAAAGCTCGCAACTCCGTGGGCcctctgcagcaggtggag tcTCAGTCTGTTCATCCTTTGATGCGACTTTCCCCCAAGCTGGCCAAGAGGAAAAATAAGAAGGTTCTACTTTTT ATTCGTGGTCTGCCGGAGGGGATGTTGTAG
- the pdcl3 gene encoding phosducin-like protein 3, producing MQDPNEDTEWNDILRKKGILPPKETPKDDEEEELALQQQSIVKTYEDMTLDELEENEDEFGEEDEAAIEMYRQKRLAEWKATQMKNVFGEMVEISGQDYVKEVNKAGEGIWVVLHLYKQGIPLCTLINQHLSMLARKFPQTKFLKSISTTCIPNYPDRNLPTIFVYFEGEMKAQFIGPLVFGGMNLKVEELEWRLSESGAVKTDLEENPKKQIEDKLMSSIRCSMPTRKDSDSEDED from the exons ATGCAG GACCCGAACGAAGACACAGAGTGGAATGATATTCTGAGGAAGAAAGGTATTCTTCCTCCCAAAGAGACGCCtaaagatgatgaagaggaggagctggcaCTCCAACAGCAGTCTATCG TTAAAACATATGAGGACATGACTCTGGACGAACTGGAGGAGAACGAAGATGAGTTCGGTGAAGAGGACGAGGCTGCCATTGAGATGTACAG ACAGAAGCGTCTCGCAGAGTGGAAGGCAACTCAGATGAAGAATGTGTTCGGCGAGATGGTGGAAATCTCAGGGCAGGACTACGTCAAGGAGGTCAACAAGGCTGGAGAAGGCATCTGGGTGGTGCTGCACCTCTACAAACAGGG CATCCCTCTGTGTACCCTCATCAATCAGCACCTGAGCATGTTAGCCAGGAAGTTTCCTCAGACCAAGTTCCTCAAATCCATCTCCACCACCTGCATCCCCAACTACCCAGACCGCAACCTGCCCACCATCTTTGTCTACTTTGAGGGAGAGATGAAGGCACAGTTTATTGGACCACTGGTATTCGGGGGCATGAACCTCAAAGTTGAAG AGCTGGAGTGGAGGTTATCAGAGTCCGGGGCTGTAAAGACAGACCTGGAGGAAAACCCTAAAAAGCAAATTGAAGACAAGCTCATGTCATCGATCAGATGTTCCATGCCTACACGAAAGGACAGCGACTCGGAGGACGAGGACTAG